The sequence CCTGCTCGTACTCGATCTGGATCCGGCAGTGCCCTAGGGCACCAAGGGCCCACGGAACCCGCGTACTAGCTCTTGCCACCAGACCAGCGGCCACAGCGTCCTCACAATCCCTGTGAAGCGGGACTAGATGTAAGCATCCCCCGCCCAGATATCCGCGGGAGGGTGGGAGGTGTGAGCTGTTCGACGTCTTGAGGTTCGAGCTGGGCCAGCAGCTCCGTGGGCTCGGGTTTCGCATCGCCACTGGAGTGCTGTTTGGGTACTGGTTCTTTTTCACACTCAAGCTCGGATACGATCCCAATTTCTGGGGCCTGCACGGCGAGGTGTTTCACAACGCTCCAGTCGTGCTCTATTTCATGCTCGCGACTCAGGGTTTTGTCGCCTTCGTGATCGTGCCCGTGTTCATGGCGTCGCCGCTGCTCAAGGACCTGCAGCATCGCGCCGCCGAGTGGCTGTACGCGTGCCCGGTGTCTGCACGCGGGCTCTTCTGGGGCCGCTTCTGGGCCGCATTCTTAGCGCTCGCGGTTTCGGTTGCGATGGGCAGCCTTGGCATCGTGTTCGCGCCGCATGCTGCTGCCGGCCTCGGTCTGGTGGCGGCCGAGCGTGTCGTACGCTTGCCTCTCGCGGCGCTTCTATCCGCCTGGTGCGTGCTCTTGCTGCCCAGTGTCTTCGTTGGCGCGAGCCTCGTGTACTTTCGCAGGGGTTGAAAATGAAAATGAAATGCATTATCAGTCTGGATCGAGGGACTAGCTCCCGATTCGTGACGATGCCAACTACCTGCAAGAGAGCGAAGGGTGGCTGCGTGGCCAGGCATGCCTGGCTCGGGAGCGCGCTCGCATGGGGAGTCACGTTCGCGTGGCCGGCGTGGGCTCAGCGTCTCGGTGACAGCAACACGCCTGGCATACCCGAGCTTCCGGTTGCGGCGGTGACCGGAGACCTCCCCCGCAGCACGGCAGGCTCGCAGATCAAGGACAGGTCGGAGTCGAGCGAGAAGTCGCCCGAACAACAACACGCGGGCGAGCCCATCGAGACGCTCGAAATCCGGGCGCGGCGATCCGCCCGTTACGATGCGTCGCGCGCTTCCGCCGCGACCAAGACCAACGTGTTGGTCATGCAGCTGCCGCAGTCCGTGCAGGTGGTCCCGGGCAGGCTGCTGGAGGACCAGCAGGTGCGCGACATGAGCCAGGCCCTCGAGAACGTCAGCGGGCTGCAGCGGGCTGGGGCCGGCAGGCGCGGGCTGATCGATCGTTTCGTCGTGCGCGGCTTTCCACTGGACAGCCAGCGCAACTTCTACCGCGACGGACTGCCGTTCGTGTTTGCCGCGCCGCCGCCGCCCGAGGCCGTCGATCGAGTCGAATTCGTCAAGGGACCGGCCTCGGTGCTCTACGGTCAGGCGGAGCCCGGCGGCGTGGTCAACCTCGTGCTCAAGCGCCCCACCCAAACCAGCTTCGTGCGTGGCCGCATCCAGGCCGGTAGCTTCCGTCGCTATCAAGGGCACATCGACGCGGGCGGTCCGCTGACCGGCACGTTCGGTTATCGGGCGAACGCGTCGTACCTTTCGGCGGGCAGCTTCCGTGACTTCCAGCACACCGGACGGCACGTGCTGACTACCACGTTTACCTATCGGCCCTCCGCCTGGTGCGACCTCGACCTGAGCGCCGGCTATCAGGGCCGCCGGCAACGCGCGGACTCGGGGCTTATCGCCGGCCTCGGCCTGCCACGATCGCGTTCGCTCAACGAGCCGTGGACAGAGATCGCGCTCGGAGCGGGCGACGCTGCCTACAGGGCCAGGTTTCAGCTTTCCGATGGCTTTACACTGCGCCACACCGCGAGCTGGCAGCGACAGGAAACCGACGAGTTGAGGGCGGATCCGCTTGCCGTTCAATCCGCGGTGCCGTTGCTTGGCATCGAAAGCGGCGACCTGGCCCGGGCCATGCGCGACCGCAACACGCAGCGTCTAACCCACTACGCGGACCTGAACCTCCTGGGGCGCTTCGAGACCGGCCCTGCAGCGCATCGATTGCTTTTGGGGAGCGACCTGTTTCGCTCGGTCTACGGCTTCACGGAGATGCGGCCGATCATCGAGCCCTCGGATCGCTTCAATGTCTACCGGCCGCAGTACTCGTCGCTGCCACCGCCGGGCACGGGCTCGAGCGTCTTGGATCTCAGCCGCGCGACGTTGCTTCAGGCCGGAGCATACATCCAGGATCAGCTCACGTTCGATGACTGGGTGCACGTCTTGACGGGCCTGCGTGTAGATCGGTTCAAGGACCGGCTCGACAAGTCGCGCCTCGACACGAACGCCACCACGGTGCTGAACCAGGCCCGCACCGGCGCCACCGCCAGGGCCGGCGTGATCGTCAACCCGGTGGAGTTCCAGGCGTTTTTCTTGAGCTACGCTCAGGGTTTTCGGCCGAACATCGATCCTTTCTTCGATTCGCAGCTTCCTCCGGAGCGTAGCGCGCAGTGGGAGTTCGGCGGGAAGCTCGAGTTGGGCTCGCTGCTCATGACCCTGACCGGTTTCGAGCTGACCAAGACCAACGTGGCCATCATCAACCCGGTGAGCCAGGTGCTGAACCTCGCGGGCGAACGGCGTGCGCGCGGTTTGGAGATCGACCTGGTGGGTGATCTGCTGCCCGGTTGGAGTCTGCTCGTGAGCTACGCCCAGCTCGCGGCCCACATCGCAAAAGGTGACCCGCGTCCGTTGGGAACGCCCGGCGTGGGTACGGTGGACTTCACTGGCAACGTTCCCCCGGCGTCGCCCAGGTCGAGCGGCCGGGTTTGGACCACCTACCGCATCGAGCGGGGACTAATGGGCGGGCTGCGGCTCGGCCTGGGGGCTTTGGGCCGTAGCGCGGTCCAGGCAGACATTTTCAACAGGGCTCGGCATTCGGGCTTCGTGCGGCTCGATGCCATGCTGGGCTGGTCGCAGCGCTTCGGGAGCTACGAGCTGGATGCACAGCTCAATCTGGAAAACGTGACCGATCAAGCCTATTTCAGCGGCTACGCAGCGAATTTCGTGAAACCCGGCGCGCCGCGCACCGTGCTTGTGCAGGTCTCGCTCACGGCCCGGGCCGGCAAGGAGCGTGGGGCGTGATCCGCAGACGTCTGAGGCGACCACTCCGGGCTGCCGTCGCAGCCTTCGGGCATTGGTGGCTAGTGGCTGGCTGGTGCATGCTGCCTCGCCCGGCCCACGCCGGCGAAAGCTTCACGCTGGTCGCAACCGAGCGAAACACGCGCGACATGTCGGTCAACCTCGCTGCCGATGCATTGCGTGGCGACACCTTCTTCGGAGGCCGGAAGGTCCAGGCGCCGAGCCTCGCGGTCGGTCGCGACGAGCTGGCGGCTTTGCTCAATCACGACGATGGGGTGCTCGACGTGCAGCACACCTTTTTTGTCCGCGCCGCGCTCAGCGCCCGGACGCTCATCCACTTCCAGACGCTCGAGGACGAGCTGCGGAAACACTGCTGGACCAAGGAAAACGCATCCAAGCTTCGGGCCCGGTTGAGGCTTTATGTCGTACCCCCCTACGGCCCTCGCACGC comes from Pseudomonadota bacterium and encodes:
- a CDS encoding TonB-dependent siderophore receptor, translated to MPTTCKRAKGGCVARHAWLGSALAWGVTFAWPAWAQRLGDSNTPGIPELPVAAVTGDLPRSTAGSQIKDRSESSEKSPEQQHAGEPIETLEIRARRSARYDASRASAATKTNVLVMQLPQSVQVVPGRLLEDQQVRDMSQALENVSGLQRAGAGRRGLIDRFVVRGFPLDSQRNFYRDGLPFVFAAPPPPEAVDRVEFVKGPASVLYGQAEPGGVVNLVLKRPTQTSFVRGRIQAGSFRRYQGHIDAGGPLTGTFGYRANASYLSAGSFRDFQHTGRHVLTTTFTYRPSAWCDLDLSAGYQGRRQRADSGLIAGLGLPRSRSLNEPWTEIALGAGDAAYRARFQLSDGFTLRHTASWQRQETDELRADPLAVQSAVPLLGIESGDLARAMRDRNTQRLTHYADLNLLGRFETGPAAHRLLLGSDLFRSVYGFTEMRPIIEPSDRFNVYRPQYSSLPPPGTGSSVLDLSRATLLQAGAYIQDQLTFDDWVHVLTGLRVDRFKDRLDKSRLDTNATTVLNQARTGATARAGVIVNPVEFQAFFLSYAQGFRPNIDPFFDSQLPPERSAQWEFGGKLELGSLLMTLTGFELTKTNVAIINPVSQVLNLAGERRARGLEIDLVGDLLPGWSLLVSYAQLAAHIAKGDPRPLGTPGVGTVDFTGNVPPASPRSSGRVWTTYRIERGLMGGLRLGLGALGRSAVQADIFNRARHSGFVRLDAMLGWSQRFGSYELDAQLNLENVTDQAYFSGYAANFVKPGAPRTVLVQVSLTARAGKERGA